The following coding sequences are from one Lolium rigidum isolate FL_2022 chromosome 6, APGP_CSIRO_Lrig_0.1, whole genome shotgun sequence window:
- the LOC124664593 gene encoding transcription factor bHLH162-like, with product MRKKKKLDTMTQLSSLDEAAKYIKKLKERVDDLQQRRSYVQTIDALRGFGCVSVPTTTTMSGGAGSSKFRAEKGASSMVVEVRQHDDSSMDVVLICNADRPVKLNEVITILEEEGAEIVNANHSIAGLKIFYTIHSRVFSSRIGIEVSRVYERLRALV from the exons ATGAGGAAAAAAAAGAAGCTG GATACAATGACTCAGTTAAGCAGCTTGGACGAAGCGGCGAAGTACATTAAGAAGCTCAAGGAAAGGGTTGATGACCTACAGCAAAGGAGGAGCTATGTGCAGACCATAGATGCCTTAAGAGGTTTTGGTTGTGTCTCAgtgcccaccaccaccaccatgagtGGCGGGGCGGGGTCATCTAAGTTTCGAGCTGAGAAAGGGGCCTCGTCAATGGTGGTGGAGGTGAGGCAACACGACGATTCAAGCATGGACGTGGTACTTATATGCAATGCGGATAGGCCCGTCAAGCTCAACGAGGTGATTACTATTCTTGAGGAAGAAGGTGCCGAGATTGTGAACGCTAACCATTCCATCGCTGGCCTCAAAATATTCTACACCATACACTCCCGG GTCTTTAGCTCGAGAATTGGCATAGAAGTTTCACGGGTTTATGAAAGACTAAGAGCATTGGTATGA